A DNA window from Phaeobacter sp. A36a-5a contains the following coding sequences:
- a CDS encoding Zn-dependent hydrolase gives MTSLGQNLKINGDRLWDSLMEMAKIGPGVAGGNNRQTLTDEDAEGRALFQTWCEAAGCTMGLDTMGNMFARREGTDPDALPVYMGSHLDTQPTGGKYDGVLGVLGGLEVIRTLNDLGIKTKHPIVVTNWTNEEGTRFAPAMLASGVFAGKHTQDWAYAREDSEGKTFGDELKRIGWVGDEEVGARKMHAMFELHIEQGPILEAENKDIGVVTHGQGLWWLQCTVTGKDAHTGSTPMNMRVNAGLGMARMTEAAHQIAMAHQPHAVGAVGHCDVYPNSRNVIPGKVVFTVDFRSPDLEKLTSMRSKYEVKAKEIADELGLGLEIEPVGHFDPVTFDEGCVSAVRSAAERLGYSHMDIVSGAGHDACWINDLAPTAMIMCPCVDGLSHNEAEDISKDWAAAGTDVMLHAVLETAEIVS, from the coding sequence ATGACGTCGCTTGGACAGAATCTGAAGATCAATGGTGACAGGCTGTGGGACAGTCTGATGGAGATGGCAAAAATCGGACCCGGCGTCGCGGGCGGCAACAACCGCCAGACGCTCACCGATGAAGATGCCGAGGGGCGCGCACTGTTTCAGACATGGTGCGAAGCGGCAGGTTGCACTATGGGGCTGGACACGATGGGCAATATGTTCGCCCGTCGCGAAGGAACCGACCCCGATGCGCTGCCGGTCTATATGGGATCACATCTGGATACGCAGCCCACTGGCGGTAAATATGACGGCGTCCTTGGGGTGCTGGGCGGGCTGGAAGTCATCCGCACACTCAATGATCTAGGCATCAAGACCAAACATCCGATCGTGGTTACCAATTGGACCAATGAGGAAGGCACGAGGTTCGCTCCGGCGATGCTGGCCTCCGGTGTTTTTGCAGGCAAGCATACGCAGGACTGGGCCTATGCGCGGGAAGATTCCGAGGGAAAGACCTTTGGTGACGAGCTGAAACGTATTGGCTGGGTGGGCGATGAAGAGGTTGGCGCGCGCAAGATGCACGCGATGTTCGAATTGCACATCGAACAGGGGCCGATCCTTGAGGCGGAAAACAAGGATATCGGCGTGGTGACCCATGGCCAGGGCCTGTGGTGGCTGCAATGTACGGTCACGGGCAAGGACGCCCATACCGGATCGACCCCGATGAACATGCGTGTCAATGCAGGCCTTGGCATGGCGCGCATGACGGAGGCGGCGCATCAGATTGCCATGGCGCACCAGCCCCATGCGGTCGGGGCAGTCGGACATTGTGACGTCTACCCGAACTCGCGCAATGTGATCCCCGGAAAGGTGGTCTTCACCGTCGATTTCCGGTCGCCCGATCTTGAAAAGCTGACGTCGATGCGGTCGAAATACGAGGTAAAGGCGAAGGAGATCGCCGACGAGCTGGGCCTTGGGCTGGAGATTGAACCGGTCGGTCATTTTGATCCTGTCACCTTTGATGAGGGCTGCGTCAGCGCGGTGCGCTCGGCGGCCGAGCGGCTCGGTTATAGCCATATGGATATCGTGTCAGGTGCAGGACATGATGCCTGTTGGATCAATGATCTGGCGCCGACGGCGATGATCATGTGCCCCTGTGTGGACGGTCTGAGCCACAATGAAGCCGAGGATATTTCCAAGGACTGGGCGGCCGCCGGAACCGATGTCATGCTACATGCGGTGCTGGAAACTGCAGAGATCGTCTCGTGA
- the hydA gene encoding dihydropyrimidinase, protein MSRVIKNGTVVTADLTYKADVLIENGVITEIGPNLKGDEELDASGCYVMPGGIDPHTHLEMPFMGTYSSDDFESGTRAGLAGGTTMVVDFALPNPGESLLDALKRWDNKSTRANCDYSFHMAVTWWGEQVFDDIKTVIQERGINTFKHFMAYKGALMVNDDELYASFQRLAELGGIAMVHAENGDVVAELSAKLLAEGNTGPEAHAYSRPPQVEGEATNRAIMIADMAGVPLYVVHTSCEDSHEAIRRARMQGKRVWGEPLIQHLTLDESEYFNTDWDHAARRVMSPPFRNKQHQDSLWNGLQSGSLSVVATDHCAFTTEQKRYGVGDFTKIPNGTGGLEDRMPMLWTHGVETGRLTPNEFVAVTSTNIAKILNCYPKKGAVLVGADADLVVWDPEKRKTISAASQQSAIDYNVFEGHEVKGLPRFTLTRGHVAVHDGEIRCQEGHGKFVAREANATVNKALSTWKELTAPRPVERSGIPATGV, encoded by the coding sequence ATGAGTAGAGTCATCAAGAACGGCACCGTCGTGACGGCCGATCTGACCTATAAAGCGGATGTGCTGATCGAGAACGGGGTAATCACCGAGATTGGCCCGAACCTGAAAGGCGACGAGGAGCTGGACGCCTCCGGCTGTTATGTGATGCCGGGGGGGATTGACCCGCATACGCATCTCGAAATGCCCTTCATGGGGACCTATTCCTCGGATGATTTTGAAAGCGGTACCCGGGCCGGGCTGGCGGGGGGCACCACCATGGTGGTGGATTTTGCGCTGCCGAATCCAGGCGAGAGCCTGCTGGACGCGCTGAAACGCTGGGACAATAAATCGACCCGCGCCAACTGCGACTACTCTTTCCACATGGCGGTGACCTGGTGGGGCGAGCAGGTTTTTGACGACATCAAGACCGTGATCCAGGAGCGCGGCATCAACACGTTCAAGCACTTCATGGCCTATAAGGGCGCGCTGATGGTGAATGATGACGAGCTCTATGCCTCCTTCCAGCGGCTGGCTGAGCTTGGCGGCATAGCTATGGTGCATGCTGAAAACGGCGATGTGGTGGCGGAGCTGTCGGCCAAGCTGTTGGCAGAAGGCAACACCGGCCCAGAGGCGCACGCCTATTCCCGCCCGCCGCAGGTAGAGGGCGAGGCCACCAACCGCGCCATCATGATTGCCGACATGGCTGGCGTGCCGCTCTATGTGGTCCATACCTCCTGCGAGGACAGCCACGAGGCCATTCGCCGGGCCCGCATGCAGGGCAAGCGCGTCTGGGGCGAGCCGCTGATCCAGCATCTGACGCTCGATGAGAGCGAGTATTTCAATACGGACTGGGACCACGCCGCGCGCCGGGTGATGTCGCCGCCGTTCCGCAACAAGCAGCATCAGGACTCGCTCTGGAACGGCTTGCAGTCTGGCTCCTTGTCGGTGGTGGCGACGGACCACTGTGCCTTTACCACCGAGCAGAAACGCTATGGCGTTGGCGATTTCACCAAGATTCCCAATGGTACCGGCGGGTTGGAAGACCGGATGCCGATGCTATGGACCCACGGCGTCGAAACCGGCCGACTGACCCCGAATGAATTTGTGGCCGTCACCTCGACCAATATTGCCAAGATCCTGAATTGCTATCCGAAAAAGGGCGCGGTTCTGGTCGGCGCCGATGCCGACCTGGTGGTCTGGGATCCGGAGAAGCGCAAGACGATTTCCGCGGCCAGCCAGCAGTCGGCGATCGACTATAACGTGTTCGAGGGACATGAGGTGAAGGGATTGCCGCGCTTTACCCTGACCCGTGGCCATGTGGCAGTGCATGACGGCGAGATCCGCTGTCAGGAGGGCCATGGCAAGTTCGTCGCCCGCGAGGCCAATGCCACTGTGAACAAGGCGCTGTCGACCTGGAAGGAGCTGACGGCGCCGCGCCCGGTGGAGCGGTCGGGAATTCCGGCAACAGGTGTGTAA
- a CDS encoding MBL fold metallo-hydrolase, producing the protein MKPIVKAFFDEQTNTVSYVVREPDGSACALIDSVLDFDHAAGRTDTRSADEMIAWVKAEGLRVEWILESHVHADHLSAAPYLQEQLGGKIGIGANITLVQDTFGKVFNEGTEFQRDGSQFDALFKHGDSFHIGQMRGDVLHTPGHTPACLTYVIGDAAFVGDTLFMPDFGTARCDFPGGSSEDLFQSIQKILALPDKTRIFVGHDYKAPGRDDYAWETTVGEQKALNIHIGQGRPIEEFVAMRDARDATLAMPRLILPSLQVNMRAGRMPEPEDDGHVYLKVPIDKL; encoded by the coding sequence ATGAAGCCGATCGTCAAAGCCTTTTTTGATGAACAGACAAATACCGTATCCTATGTGGTGCGGGAGCCGGACGGCAGCGCCTGCGCGCTGATCGATTCCGTACTGGATTTTGATCATGCCGCAGGGCGCACCGATACCCGGTCCGCTGATGAGATGATTGCCTGGGTCAAGGCCGAAGGGCTGCGGGTGGAATGGATCCTCGAAAGCCACGTTCATGCCGACCACCTGTCGGCAGCGCCCTATCTTCAGGAACAGCTGGGCGGGAAGATAGGCATTGGTGCCAATATCACGCTGGTACAGGACACTTTCGGCAAGGTGTTCAACGAAGGCACCGAGTTTCAGCGCGACGGCAGCCAATTCGACGCATTGTTCAAACATGGCGATAGTTTTCACATCGGCCAGATGCGCGGCGACGTGCTGCACACACCGGGCCATACCCCGGCCTGCCTCACCTATGTGATTGGCGACGCAGCCTTTGTCGGTGATACGCTGTTCATGCCGGACTTCGGCACCGCCCGCTGCGATTTTCCGGGTGGATCCTCTGAGGATCTGTTTCAATCCATCCAGAAAATTCTCGCCCTGCCCGATAAGACCCGAATCTTTGTCGGTCACGATTACAAGGCGCCCGGCCGCGACGACTATGCCTGGGAAACCACCGTTGGAGAGCAGAAGGCGCTCAACATCCATATCGGTCAGGGCCGTCCCATCGAGGAATTCGTGGCCATGCGGGATGCCCGCGACGCCACTCTGGCCATGCCCCGGCTGATCCTGCCATCACTGCAGGTCAATATGCGGGCCGGCCGGATGCCAGAACCGGAGGACGACGGCCATGTCTACCTCAAGGTGCCGATCGACAAGCTTTGA
- the preA gene encoding NAD-dependent dihydropyrimidine dehydrogenase subunit PreA, with the protein MADLTADFLGIKSPNPFWLASAPPTDKEYNVRRAFEAGWGGVVWKTLGSEGPPVVNVNGPRYGAIWGADRRLLGLNNIELITDRPLEVNLEEITRVKKDYPDRAIIVSLMVPCEEQAWKDILPRVEATGADGIELNFGCPHGMAERGMGSAVGQVPEYIQMVTEWCKKYYSKPVIVKLTPNITDIRHPARAAKAGGADAVSLINTINSIVSVDLDAMAPEPTIGDKGTHGGYCGPAVKPIALNMVAEIARCPQTHGLPISAIGGVTTWRDAAEFMTMGAGNVQVCTAAMTYGFNVVKEMISGLNQWMDDKGYNRLDDFVGKAVPNVTDWQYLDLNYVAKAKINQDDCIKCGRCFAACEDTSHQAIAMSEDRVFTVKDDECVACNLCVNVCPVEGCITMEEVPAGQIDERTGKVVSDEYANWTTHPNNPSVTAAE; encoded by the coding sequence ATGGCTGATCTGACAGCAGATTTTCTGGGGATCAAATCTCCGAACCCGTTCTGGCTCGCCTCTGCGCCGCCGACGGATAAAGAATACAATGTCCGCCGCGCCTTTGAGGCTGGCTGGGGTGGGGTGGTCTGGAAGACCCTCGGCTCCGAAGGCCCGCCGGTGGTCAATGTGAACGGTCCGCGCTATGGCGCGATCTGGGGGGCGGACCGCCGCCTTCTGGGGCTCAACAATATCGAGCTGATCACCGACCGCCCTCTTGAGGTGAATCTGGAAGAAATCACCCGCGTGAAAAAGGACTATCCAGATCGCGCCATCATCGTTTCGTTGATGGTGCCCTGCGAGGAGCAAGCCTGGAAGGATATCCTGCCGCGTGTCGAAGCTACCGGTGCTGACGGGATCGAGCTGAACTTTGGCTGCCCGCATGGGATGGCCGAACGTGGTATGGGCTCTGCCGTGGGGCAGGTGCCGGAATACATCCAGATGGTCACGGAGTGGTGTAAGAAATACTACTCCAAGCCGGTGATTGTGAAGCTGACGCCGAATATTACCGACATTCGCCACCCAGCGCGGGCAGCCAAAGCGGGCGGTGCCGACGCGGTCAGCCTGATCAATACGATCAATTCGATCGTATCGGTGGATCTTGATGCCATGGCGCCTGAGCCAACCATCGGCGACAAGGGCACACATGGCGGCTATTGCGGCCCGGCAGTGAAGCCGATTGCGCTGAATATGGTGGCCGAAATCGCCCGATGCCCGCAGACTCATGGCCTGCCGATCTCGGCCATTGGCGGCGTCACCACCTGGCGCGATGCGGCTGAGTTCATGACCATGGGTGCAGGCAACGTGCAGGTCTGCACCGCTGCCATGACCTATGGTTTCAACGTGGTGAAGGAGATGATCTCGGGCCTGAACCAGTGGATGGATGACAAAGGCTACAACCGTCTGGATGATTTTGTTGGTAAAGCCGTGCCCAATGTCACCGACTGGCAGTATCTGGATCTGAACTACGTCGCCAAGGCCAAGATCAATCAGGATGATTGCATCAAATGTGGTCGCTGCTTTGCCGCCTGCGAAGACACCTCGCATCAGGCCATCGCGATGAGCGAGGACCGCGTCTTTACCGTCAAGGATGACGAATGCGTCGCCTGTAATCTTTGCGTGAATGTCTGCCCGGTCGAAGGCTGCATCACCATGGAGGAGGTGCCCGCCGGTCAGATCGACGAACGCACGGGCAAAGTGGTGTCCGATGAATATGCAAATTGGACCACCCATCCCAACAACCCGTCGGTGACGGCGGCCGAATAG
- a CDS encoding DUF2312 domain-containing protein: MDMTEDEKSDSYRVTAGELRQFIERFERLDAEKKDLAEQQKEIMAEAKARGYDTKVIRKVIALRKRDKDDIAEEEAVLEMYKEALGM, encoded by the coding sequence ATGGATATGACCGAAGACGAAAAAAGCGACAGCTACCGTGTGACCGCTGGTGAATTGCGCCAGTTTATCGAACGGTTCGAGCGTCTGGATGCCGAGAAAAAAGATCTCGCAGAGCAGCAGAAAGAGATCATGGCCGAAGCCAAAGCGCGCGGCTATGACACTAAGGTGATCCGCAAGGTGATCGCCCTGCGCAAGCGGGACAAGGACGATATCGCCGAGGAAGAAGCGGTTCTTGAAATGTATAAAGAAGCGCTTGGCATGTAA
- a CDS encoding DUF6691 family protein: protein MRVLLSFVTGGLFGLGLFLSGMTDTQKVQGWLDIFGNWDPTLAFVMGGAILPMAVAWQLTDGRRPLVGGSFPSLPRQELDRRLVIGSVLFGMGWGLAGLCPGPAMASLSYGGFGGVIFLVSMGTGMIAAPPVVQRLDRTAAST from the coding sequence ATGCGGGTACTGCTGTCCTTCGTCACCGGCGGGCTTTTTGGTCTGGGACTGTTTCTGTCAGGGATGACCGACACGCAAAAGGTCCAGGGCTGGCTTGATATCTTTGGCAACTGGGACCCCACGCTGGCCTTCGTAATGGGCGGCGCGATCCTGCCAATGGCAGTGGCCTGGCAACTGACAGACGGACGCCGCCCACTGGTCGGTGGCTCCTTTCCCAGCCTGCCGCGCCAGGAACTGGACAGGCGCCTGGTGATCGGTTCGGTCCTCTTCGGGATGGGCTGGGGGCTTGCCGGTCTCTGCCCCGGACCAGCAATGGCCTCGCTCAGCTATGGTGGGTTTGGAGGCGTCATTTTCCTGGTCTCGATGGGCACCGGCATGATTGCGGCACCGCCCGTCGTACAGCGACTGGACCGAACCGCAGCAAGCACGTAA
- a CDS encoding FliM/FliN family flagellar motor switch protein → MSETKSESAATGGSGVLARKLAATKEGKGGLTSSLTLKALRRSIARAAADLCDLPVAVLAARQSNRVPEDLPPHLSDKHLLVVLDGPNGRIGAATLDAPTVTALIQQQTMGQVLGKAPSERNYTPTDAAMVADFLERTFAKVVSMLAQQKDEAIFSGYRFGAQVEDVRSLVLGLEAEDYRVIELTLDLACGAMQGGLTLILPEPTPEDLGQAGQSAHATGPSLGSNMGSMRAELRAILCKMKIPANEFSSLEEGDLLPLDQAYLYETEMISISGQAVAQGRLGQMNGARAVRLTDPRTKLVNDSAADQGSFSTHMGGDAAALDHEPPTLDLSIAADGLQDPMGGMGGLGDGLGDMGGDLGDFGGDLGADFGGDLGGDLGGDFGGMPMGDGLGDGLGDGLGDAMSGDLPDLGELPDLGAMPMGDGLGDGLGDGLGEFNADAAAMEISDLAGLNSGTG, encoded by the coding sequence ATGTCTGAAACGAAATCGGAATCGGCAGCGACTGGTGGCAGCGGCGTATTGGCCCGCAAATTGGCCGCCACCAAAGAAGGCAAAGGCGGGCTTACCAGCTCCCTGACCCTCAAGGCGTTGCGCCGCTCGATTGCGCGGGCGGCGGCGGATCTGTGTGATCTGCCGGTCGCTGTGCTGGCCGCGCGCCAGTCCAACCGTGTTCCGGAAGATCTGCCACCGCATCTGTCGGACAAGCATCTGCTGGTGGTATTGGATGGGCCGAACGGGCGTATCGGTGCTGCGACACTGGACGCGCCAACCGTGACCGCCCTCATTCAGCAGCAGACCATGGGGCAGGTTCTAGGCAAGGCGCCGAGCGAACGTAATTACACCCCGACAGACGCGGCCATGGTTGCCGATTTTCTTGAGCGCACCTTTGCCAAGGTGGTCTCCATGCTGGCCCAGCAAAAGGATGAGGCGATCTTCTCCGGCTACCGTTTCGGCGCGCAGGTAGAGGATGTGCGCAGCCTCGTTCTGGGTCTTGAGGCTGAAGATTACCGGGTGATTGAGCTGACGCTGGATCTGGCCTGCGGTGCCATGCAGGGCGGGCTGACATTGATCCTGCCGGAACCCACGCCGGAGGATCTGGGGCAGGCCGGGCAATCAGCCCATGCTACGGGACCGTCACTGGGCAGCAACATGGGGTCAATGCGTGCAGAGCTGCGCGCGATCCTCTGCAAGATGAAGATCCCCGCAAATGAATTCTCCTCGCTCGAGGAGGGGGATCTTCTGCCGCTGGATCAGGCCTATCTCTATGAGACGGAAATGATCTCGATCAGCGGCCAAGCCGTTGCGCAGGGACGTCTGGGGCAGATGAATGGTGCCCGCGCCGTGCGGCTGACAGATCCCCGGACCAAACTTGTGAATGATAGTGCAGCCGATCAGGGCTCATTCTCAACTCATATGGGCGGCGATGCCGCTGCGCTCGACCATGAACCTCCGACGCTGGATCTCTCCATCGCGGCCGACGGGTTGCAAGACCCGATGGGCGGCATGGGTGGGCTAGGTGATGGGCTTGGCGATATGGGCGGCGACCTTGGGGATTTCGGCGGTGATCTTGGAGCCGACTTTGGCGGCGATCTGGGGGGCGACCTTGGCGGCGATTTCGGCGGAATGCCAATGGGCGATGGCCTCGGTGATGGGCTTGGCGACGGTCTTGGTGATGCGATGTCTGGTGATCTGCCGGATCTTGGCGAATTGCCGGACCTTGGCGCGATGCCCATGGGGGACGGTCTGGGAGATGGGCTGGGAGATGGGCTGGGCGAGTTCAACGCCGACGCCGCCGCGATGGAAATCTCTGATCTGGCAGGGCTGAACAGCGGTACCGGCTGA
- a CDS encoding TIGR01244 family sulfur transferase gives MDARTLTPRYSVSPQIAVEDLPQLAEAGFTTVICNRPDAEVPPSHQAEAIRAAAEAQGLRFEVLPLTHQTMTPENVAQQQAFIEASEGPVLAYCASGTRCSVIWALGQAPVMPVDEILAATAQAGYQLDELRPTLIAVATQSALAEGDS, from the coding sequence ATGGATGCACGCACATTGACCCCCCGCTATTCCGTCTCGCCGCAGATTGCGGTTGAGGACCTGCCACAGCTGGCCGAGGCCGGTTTCACCACGGTGATCTGCAATCGGCCCGATGCCGAGGTACCGCCAAGCCATCAGGCCGAGGCTATCCGCGCCGCCGCTGAGGCGCAGGGGCTTCGGTTTGAGGTGCTTCCCCTGACCCACCAGACCATGACGCCTGAGAATGTTGCGCAGCAACAGGCCTTTATTGAGGCTTCCGAAGGTCCGGTTCTGGCCTACTGTGCCTCGGGCACGCGCTGCTCGGTCATCTGGGCCCTTGGGCAAGCGCCAGTGATGCCGGTGGATGAAATCCTCGCCGCAACCGCGCAGGCGGGCTATCAGCTGGACGAGCTCCGGCCGACTCTGATCGCCGTCGCAACCCAATCCGCCCTTGCCGAAGGCGACAGCTGA
- a CDS encoding TetR family transcriptional regulator C-terminal domain-containing protein — MPKDRNPTRIQKKNRATILEAALEVFSNSGFRGATVDQIARAAGLSKPNLLYYFPSKEAIFTELLSGLLDTWLDPLRAIDAEGDPLEELLSYVQRKLQMSRDYPRESRLFANEIVQGAPRMLETLSKDLKPLLEEKADLIEGWMTNGKLNPTHPKHLLFSIWSLTQHYADFDVQVRTLMGDEDPFDAAPEHLDRMFRRMLTPPGSCRS, encoded by the coding sequence ATGCCCAAGGATCGCAACCCCACCCGCATTCAGAAAAAGAATCGCGCCACCATTCTGGAGGCCGCATTGGAAGTATTCTCCAACAGCGGATTCCGCGGCGCCACTGTCGACCAGATTGCCCGTGCCGCCGGGTTAAGCAAGCCCAATCTTCTCTACTATTTCCCCTCGAAGGAGGCGATTTTCACGGAACTGCTGTCGGGGCTGCTTGACACCTGGCTGGATCCGCTGCGCGCCATCGACGCCGAGGGTGACCCGCTGGAGGAACTGCTGTCCTATGTACAGCGCAAGTTGCAGATGAGTCGGGATTACCCGCGCGAAAGCCGCTTGTTTGCAAATGAAATTGTCCAGGGCGCCCCACGAATGCTGGAAACCCTGTCCAAGGATCTAAAACCGCTGCTGGAAGAAAAAGCGGATCTGATCGAAGGCTGGATGACAAACGGCAAGCTGAACCCGACCCATCCGAAGCATCTTCTGTTTTCGATCTGGTCGCTGACCCAGCATTATGCGGATTTCGATGTGCAGGTCCGCACATTGATGGGGGATGAGGATCCGTTTGATGCGGCACCAGAGCATCTCGACCGGATGTTCCGCCGGATGCTGACACCTCCCGGTTCCTGCAGGTCCTGA
- a CDS encoding NAD(P)-dependent oxidoreductase, translating into MATSHQASGVQAGRLSASEIADNFGDLHPQYEAHEAAVAADRCYFCYDAPCITACPTSIDIPQFIREIQTGHPETAAKTILEQNILGGMCARVCPTETLCEQACVREAAEGKPVEIGRLQRYATDTLMEKGVHPFSRAETTGKKVAVVGAGPAGLSAAHRLAMLGHDVVVYDARSKAGGLNEFGIAAYKSTNDFAAKEVDWLLQIGGIAMEYGKKLGGDLSLDALKAEYDAVFLSIGLAGVNALRAAGEDKDGVRDAVDFIAELRQADDLANLPVGRNVVVIGGGMTAVDAAVQSKLLGSENVTIAYRRGRDAMGASRFEQDLAATKGVKLMFNVQPVAVHGNGACAEIELEYTNSEGGQLTGTGETVRIAADQIYKAIGQTLEGQPDALALDGRKIKVDAQGRTSVAGVWAGGDCASGGEDLTVTAVAEGRDAAMDIHASLMG; encoded by the coding sequence ATGGCGACCAGCCATCAGGCATCCGGCGTTCAGGCAGGGCGTTTGTCCGCCTCAGAAATTGCCGACAACTTTGGAGATCTGCATCCGCAATATGAGGCGCATGAGGCGGCGGTGGCAGCGGATCGCTGCTATTTCTGCTATGATGCGCCCTGTATTACGGCTTGCCCAACCTCCATCGACATTCCGCAGTTTATCCGCGAGATCCAGACCGGCCACCCGGAAACGGCGGCGAAGACTATTCTCGAACAGAACATCCTTGGCGGGATGTGCGCGCGGGTCTGCCCGACCGAAACCCTCTGCGAGCAAGCCTGCGTTCGTGAAGCGGCCGAAGGCAAGCCGGTCGAGATTGGCCGTCTGCAACGCTATGCAACCGACACGCTGATGGAAAAGGGCGTGCACCCTTTCAGCCGCGCCGAAACAACCGGCAAGAAAGTGGCCGTGGTTGGTGCCGGTCCGGCGGGTCTCTCTGCGGCGCACCGTCTTGCGATGTTGGGCCATGACGTTGTCGTTTATGACGCCAGGTCCAAGGCGGGCGGCCTGAATGAATTCGGGATCGCCGCGTATAAATCCACCAATGATTTTGCGGCGAAAGAAGTCGATTGGCTTCTGCAGATCGGTGGAATTGCCATGGAATACGGCAAGAAGCTTGGTGGCGATCTGAGCCTCGATGCCCTGAAGGCCGAATATGACGCAGTGTTTCTGTCCATCGGCCTCGCCGGTGTGAACGCCCTGCGGGCGGCGGGCGAGGACAAGGACGGTGTGCGTGATGCAGTCGATTTCATCGCCGAGCTGCGTCAGGCCGATGATCTGGCAAACCTGCCGGTCGGTCGCAATGTCGTGGTGATCGGCGGCGGCATGACTGCGGTTGACGCGGCTGTGCAGTCGAAGCTTCTTGGTTCCGAGAATGTCACCATCGCCTACCGCCGCGGCCGTGACGCCATGGGGGCGAGCCGGTTCGAGCAGGACCTTGCGGCCACCAAGGGTGTAAAGCTGATGTTCAACGTTCAGCCGGTGGCTGTGCACGGGAATGGCGCCTGTGCGGAAATCGAGCTGGAGTATACCAACAGCGAAGGCGGTCAGCTGACCGGCACCGGCGAGACGGTGCGGATCGCAGCCGACCAGATCTACAAGGCGATCGGGCAGACGCTTGAGGGCCAGCCGGACGCGCTGGCGCTTGATGGGCGCAAGATCAAGGTGGACGCGCAGGGCCGGACATCGGTCGCGGGGGTCTGGGCCGGGGGTGATTGTGCCTCTGGCGGCGAGGATCTGACAGTGACGGCCGTCGCCGAAGGTCGCGATGCGGCCATGGATATTCACGCCAGCCTGATGGGCTAA
- a CDS encoding YeeE/YedE family protein, with protein sequence MNADWIWGLIGGALIGSGGAVYLLGNGRIMGASGILGGLIDGSGRNTSGERIAFIAGVILVPLVIWLTVADSPDTHLTSNTVVIIAAGLLVGLGTRIANGCTSGHGVCGISRLSLRGLVATLIYILAGAVTLALFRHLWGLI encoded by the coding sequence ATGAATGCAGATTGGATCTGGGGACTGATTGGCGGTGCGCTGATCGGCTCAGGCGGGGCAGTTTATCTGCTTGGCAACGGCCGTATCATGGGCGCCAGCGGCATCCTTGGAGGGCTGATCGACGGCAGTGGGCGCAATACGTCGGGCGAGCGCATCGCGTTCATCGCCGGTGTCATTCTGGTGCCGCTGGTGATCTGGCTGACCGTGGCCGACTCCCCTGACACCCATCTGACCAGCAACACCGTGGTGATCATCGCAGCGGGCCTGCTGGTTGGTCTTGGCACCCGTATCGCCAATGGCTGCACATCCGGCCATGGCGTCTGCGGCATATCGCGGCTGTCACTGCGCGGGCTGGTGGCAACTCTCATCTACATTCTTGCAGGCGCCGTGACATTGGCCCTGTTTCGTCATCTCTGGGGGCTGATCTGA
- a CDS encoding RidA family protein, whose amino-acid sequence MPTINVHPDGWKPAKGYANGMIGEGRMLFVGGQIGWTADQVFETDDFIGQMSQALQNILTVVQQAGGQASDITRLTWYVTDKAEYLAHQAEVGAAYRAVMGYHFPAMTMVVVADLVEDRAKIEIEATAMLA is encoded by the coding sequence ATGCCCACAATCAACGTGCACCCCGATGGCTGGAAACCTGCAAAAGGCTATGCGAATGGCATGATCGGCGAGGGGCGGATGTTGTTTGTCGGTGGCCAGATTGGCTGGACTGCGGATCAGGTGTTTGAAACCGATGACTTCATCGGCCAGATGAGCCAGGCGCTTCAGAATATCCTGACCGTGGTGCAGCAGGCAGGCGGGCAGGCCAGCGATATCACCCGGCTGACCTGGTATGTCACCGACAAGGCGGAGTATCTGGCCCATCAGGCGGAGGTTGGTGCCGCCTATCGTGCGGTGATGGGTTATCATTTTCCAGCCATGACAATGGTCGTTGTTGCAGACCTGGTGGAAGACCGTGCCAAGATCGAGATCGAAGCGACGGCCATGCTTGCCTGA